The Pseudomonas sp. R4-35-07 genome contains a region encoding:
- the pheS gene encoding phenylalanine--tRNA ligase subunit alpha produces the protein MENLDALVAQALEAVQSAEDINALEQIRVHYLGKKGELTQVMKTLGNLPAEERPQVGALINVAKERVTEVLNARKASLEEADLAAKLAAESIDVTLPGRGQASGGLHPITRTLERIEQFFTHIGYGIAEGPEVEDDYHNFEALNIPGHHPARSMHDTFYFNANMLLRTHTSPVQVRTMEANKPPIRIVCPGRVYRSDSDITHSPMFHQVEGLLVDRDINFADLKGTIEEFLRVFFEKELAVRFRPSFFPFTEPSAEVDMECVMCSGKGCRVCKQTGWLEVMGCGMVHPNVLRMSGIDPEEFSGFAFGMGVERLAMLRYGVNDLRLFFDNDLRFLAQFR, from the coding sequence ATGGAAAACCTGGACGCGCTCGTCGCTCAAGCTCTTGAGGCTGTGCAAAGCGCTGAAGATATCAATGCCCTGGAGCAAATCCGGGTTCACTACCTTGGTAAAAAGGGTGAATTGACTCAGGTGATGAAGACCCTGGGGAATTTGCCGGCTGAAGAGCGCCCGCAGGTCGGTGCGCTGATCAACGTTGCCAAGGAGCGCGTCACCGAGGTTCTCAATGCGCGCAAGGCGTCGCTCGAGGAGGCCGATCTTGCGGCCAAGCTCGCCGCCGAGTCCATTGACGTGACCTTGCCTGGCCGTGGCCAGGCCTCGGGCGGTTTGCACCCGATCACCCGGACTCTGGAACGTATCGAACAGTTCTTCACCCACATTGGCTACGGCATTGCCGAAGGCCCTGAGGTCGAAGACGATTATCATAATTTCGAGGCGCTCAACATCCCAGGCCACCACCCGGCCCGGTCGATGCACGACACCTTTTATTTCAACGCAAACATGTTGTTGCGCACCCATACCTCGCCGGTACAGGTCCGCACCATGGAAGCGAACAAGCCGCCGATCCGCATCGTCTGCCCAGGCCGTGTGTACCGTAGCGACTCCGATATTACCCACTCGCCGATGTTCCACCAGGTCGAAGGCCTGCTGGTTGATCGCGATATCAACTTCGCCGACCTCAAAGGCACCATCGAAGAGTTTCTTCGGGTTTTCTTCGAGAAAGAACTGGCGGTGCGTTTCCGTCCGTCCTTCTTCCCGTTCACCGAGCCGTCCGCTGAAGTCGATATGGAATGCGTGATGTGCAGCGGTAAAGGCTGTCGCGTGTGCAAGCAGACTGGCTGGCTGGAAGTGATGGGCTGCGGCATGGTCCACCCCAATGTGCTGCGCATGTCCGGGATCGATCCGGAAGAGTTTTCGGGCTTTGCCTTCGGCATGGGCGTTGAGCGTCTGGCCATGCTGCGTTACGGCGTGAACGACTTGCGTCTGTTCTTCGACAACGACTTGCGGTTCCTCGCGCAATTTCGCTAG
- the rplT gene encoding 50S ribosomal protein L20 yields MARVKRGVIARKRHKKILKLAKGYYGARSRVFRVAKQAVIKAGQYAYRDRRQKKRQFRALWIARINAGARVNGLSYSRFIAGLKKASIEIDRKVLAELAVNEKAVFAAIVEKAKASLA; encoded by the coding sequence ATGGCTCGTGTAAAGCGTGGCGTCATTGCCCGTAAGCGTCACAAAAAAATTCTGAAACTTGCTAAAGGCTACTACGGCGCGCGTTCACGCGTATTCCGTGTTGCCAAGCAAGCGGTAATCAAGGCAGGCCAATACGCCTACCGTGACCGTCGTCAGAAAAAACGTCAGTTCCGCGCCCTGTGGATCGCTCGTATCAATGCTGGTGCACGTGTTAACGGTCTGTCCTACAGCCGTTTCATCGCTGGCCTGAAAAAAGCGTCCATCGAAATCGACCGTAAGGTTCTGGCTGAACTGGCCGTGAACGAAAAAGCGGTGTTTGCTGCGATTGTCGAGAAAGCTAAAGCCTCTTTGGCTTAA
- the rpmI gene encoding 50S ribosomal protein L35: protein MPKMKTKSGAAKRFLKTANGIKHKHAFKSHILTKMSTKRKRQLRGSSLLHPSDVAKVERMLRLR from the coding sequence ATGCCAAAGATGAAGACTAAAAGTGGTGCTGCTAAGCGGTTTCTGAAAACTGCTAACGGTATCAAGCACAAGCACGCTTTCAAGAGCCACATCCTGACCAAAATGTCGACCAAGCGTAAGCGTCAACTGCGCGGTAGCAGCTTGCTGCATCCGTCTGACGTGGCAAAAGTCGAGCGCATGCTGCGCCTTCGTTAA
- the infC gene encoding translation initiation factor IF-3: MIIKREMRQDKRAAPKAPINENISAREVRLIGADGEQIGIVSIDEALRIAEESKLDLVEISADAIPPVCRVMDYGKSIFEKKKQVAAAKKNQKQIQVKEIKFRPGTEEGDYQVKLRNLVRFLSDGDRAKVSLRFRGREMAHQELGMELLKRVEADLLEYGSVEQHPKMEGRQLIMVIAPKKKK, from the coding sequence ATTATTATTAAGCGTGAAATGAGACAAGATAAACGAGCTGCACCGAAAGCCCCGATCAACGAGAATATCTCGGCACGCGAGGTTCGGTTAATTGGCGCTGATGGCGAGCAGATTGGCATCGTCTCGATTGATGAAGCGCTTCGTATTGCAGAAGAGTCCAAGCTGGACCTGGTGGAAATTTCCGCCGATGCAATCCCACCCGTTTGCCGGGTGATGGACTACGGCAAGTCGATCTTCGAGAAGAAGAAACAGGTTGCCGCAGCGAAGAAGAACCAGAAGCAGATTCAAGTAAAAGAAATCAAGTTTCGTCCAGGGACGGAGGAAGGGGATTACCAGGTAAAACTGCGCAACCTGGTACGTTTCCTGAGTGATGGGGACAGGGCCAAGGTATCCTTGCGATTCCGCGGCCGTGAGATGGCCCACCAGGAGCTGGGGATGGAACTCCTCAAGCGGGTTGAAGCTGACTTGCTCGAGTACGGTTCGGTCGAACAGCATCCTAAGATGGAAGGACGCCAGCTGATCATGGTCATCGCCCCGAAAAAGAAGAAGTAA
- the thrS gene encoding threonine--tRNA ligase, with the protein MPTITLPDGSQRSFDHSVSVAEVAASIGAGLAKATVAGKVDGKLVDASDLITADASLQIITPKDQEGLEIIRHSCAHLIGHAVKQLYPTAKMVIGPVIDEGFYYDIAYERPFTPDDLAAIEQRMHALIERDYDVIKKVTPRAEVIDVFTARGEDYKLRLVEDMPDEQAMGLYYHEEYVDMCRGPHVPNTRFLKSFKLTKLSGAYWRGDAKNEQLQRIYGTAWADKKQLAAYIQRIEEAEKRDHRKIGKRLNLFHLQEEAPGMVFWHPNGWTLYQVLEQYMRKVQRENGYLEIKTPQVVDRSLWEKSGHWANYADNMFTTQSENRDYAIKPMNCPCHVQVFNQGLKSYRELPMRLAEFGACHRNEPSGALHGIMRVRGFTQDDAHIFCTEEQMQAESAAFIKLTMDVYRDFGFTEVEMKLSTRPEKRVGSDELWDRAEAALAAALDSAGLAYDLQPGEGAFYGPKIEFSLKDCLGRVWQCGTLQLDFNLPIRLGAEYVSEDNSRKHPVMLHRAILGSFERFVGILIEHYEGAFPAWLAPTQAVIMNITDKQADFAAEVEKTLNESGFRAKSDLRNEKIGFKIREHTLLKVPYLLVIGDREVEMQTVAVRTREGADLGSMPVAQFAEFLAQAVSRRGRPDSE; encoded by the coding sequence ATGCCAACTATTACTCTACCCGACGGCAGTCAACGTTCGTTCGATCATTCGGTTTCCGTAGCCGAGGTCGCCGCATCCATTGGTGCCGGCCTGGCCAAGGCCACCGTGGCCGGCAAGGTTGATGGCAAGCTGGTTGACGCCAGCGACCTGATCACCGCCGATGCCAGCCTGCAGATCATCACGCCCAAGGATCAAGAGGGGCTGGAGATCATTCGCCACTCTTGCGCACACCTGATTGGCCATGCGGTCAAGCAGCTGTATCCCACCGCGAAAATGGTGATCGGCCCGGTCATCGACGAAGGCTTCTATTACGACATCGCCTATGAGCGTCCTTTTACACCGGACGACCTGGCGGCGATCGAGCAGCGCATGCACGCGCTGATCGAAAGAGATTACGACGTCATCAAGAAAGTCACCCCGCGTGCCGAAGTGATCGATGTGTTCACCGCCCGTGGCGAAGACTATAAGCTGCGCCTGGTGGAAGACATGCCGGACGAGCAGGCCATGGGCCTGTACTACCACGAAGAATACGTCGACATGTGCCGTGGCCCGCACGTGCCGAACACGCGCTTTCTCAAGTCGTTCAAGCTGACCAAATTGTCCGGCGCCTACTGGCGCGGCGACGCGAAGAACGAGCAGCTGCAACGGATCTACGGCACCGCCTGGGCCGACAAGAAGCAGCTGGCCGCCTATATCCAGCGTATCGAAGAAGCCGAGAAACGCGACCATCGCAAGATCGGCAAGCGCCTGAACCTGTTCCATCTCCAGGAAGAAGCGCCGGGCATGGTGTTCTGGCATCCGAACGGCTGGACGCTCTACCAGGTGCTCGAGCAGTACATGCGCAAGGTTCAGCGTGAAAACGGTTACCTGGAGATCAAGACCCCGCAGGTGGTTGATCGCAGTCTGTGGGAGAAATCCGGGCACTGGGCCAACTACGCCGACAATATGTTCACCACCCAGTCGGAAAACCGCGACTACGCCATCAAGCCGATGAACTGCCCATGCCACGTGCAGGTGTTCAACCAGGGCCTGAAGAGCTACCGCGAGTTGCCGATGCGCCTGGCCGAATTCGGTGCCTGCCACCGCAACGAGCCATCGGGTGCGCTGCACGGCATCATGCGTGTGCGCGGCTTCACCCAGGATGACGCCCATATCTTCTGCACAGAAGAGCAGATGCAGGCCGAGTCCGCCGCGTTCATCAAGTTGACCATGGACGTTTACCGCGATTTCGGTTTCACCGAGGTCGAGATGAAACTGTCCACTCGTCCGGAAAAGCGCGTCGGCTCCGACGAACTCTGGGATCGCGCCGAAGCTGCACTGGCCGCCGCACTCGACAGCGCGGGCCTTGCGTACGACCTGCAGCCGGGAGAGGGCGCGTTCTACGGTCCCAAAATCGAGTTCTCGCTGAAAGATTGCCTTGGCCGCGTCTGGCAGTGTGGTACCCTGCAGCTCGATTTTAACCTGCCGATCCGTCTGGGAGCCGAATACGTCTCCGAAGACAACAGCCGTAAACACCCGGTTATGCTGCACCGGGCGATCCTCGGCTCGTTCGAACGGTTCGTCGGGATCCTGATCGAGCACTACGAGGGTGCATTCCCGGCGTGGCTGGCTCCGACTCAGGCAGTGATCATGAATATCACTGATAAACAGGCAGATTTTGCCGCTGAAGTTGAAAAAACACTCAACGAAAGCGGATTTCGTGCCAAGTCCGACTTGAGAAATGAAAAGATCGGCTTTAAAATCCGCGAGCATACTTTGCTCAAGGTTCCCTATCTTTTGGTTATCGGAGATCGGGAAGTCGAGATGCAGACTGTCGCTGTGCGTACTCGTGAAGGTGCTGACCTGGGCTCGATGCCCGTCGCCCAGTTCGCTGAGTTCCTCGCGCAAGCGGTTTCCCGGCGTGGTCGCCCAGATTCGGAGTAA
- a CDS encoding cold-shock protein: MSNRQTGTVKWFNDEKGFGFITPQGGGDDLFVHFKAIESDGFKSLKEGQTVSFVAEKGQKGMQAAQVRGE, translated from the coding sequence ATGTCTAATCGCCAAACCGGCACCGTTAAATGGTTCAACGATGAAAAAGGCTTCGGCTTCATCACTCCTCAAGGTGGCGGTGACGACCTGTTCGTACACTTCAAAGCTATCGAAAGCGACGGTTTCAAAAGCCTGAAAGAAGGCCAAACCGTTTCCTTCGTGGCTGAGAAAGGCCAAAAGGGTATGCAAGCTGCACAAGTTCGCGGCGAGTAA
- a CDS encoding I78 family peptidase inhibitor, producing MPWKLASFGTLLAALALAGCSTPGASEPGKDATVTDAGHSRCESKAAEFTIGQKASPQLLEQARTRAGAQNARILKPNDMITLEYRSDRLNLNTDDNLVITRVNCG from the coding sequence ATGCCTTGGAAGCTCGCATCATTCGGTACTTTGTTGGCAGCGCTCGCGTTGGCGGGTTGCAGCACCCCGGGTGCCTCTGAGCCAGGCAAAGATGCCACCGTGACCGATGCTGGTCATAGCCGCTGTGAGTCGAAGGCTGCCGAGTTCACGATCGGCCAGAAAGCCTCGCCTCAACTGCTGGAGCAGGCACGTACGCGTGCCGGTGCGCAGAACGCACGCATCCTCAAACCCAACGACATGATCACGCTGGAGTATCGCTCCGACCGCCTGAACCTGAACACCGACGATAACCTGGTGATTACGCGGGTCAATTGCGGCTGA
- a CDS encoding nucleoside hydrolase has product MQRGLPSVKNLFRSVLLLSALTAASAQAAEKIDLIIDTDPGADDVVALLFAMASPEELSIRALTTVAGNVRLDKTSRNARLAREWAGREDIPVYAGAPAPLLRKPIYAENIHGKEGISGVTVHEPKQGLADGNAVDYLIKTLTAAKPHSITIAMLGPQTNLALALTQAPEITQGIKEVVVMGGAHFNGGNITPVAEFNLFADPVAAEIVLKSGVKLTYLPLDVTHKVLTSEARLKKIADLNNNASKVVSNILNEYVKGDMEHYGIPGGPVHDATVVAYLLKPSLFSGRQVNVVVDSREGPTFGQTIVDWYDGLKQDKNAFWVENGDAQGFFDLLTERLARLK; this is encoded by the coding sequence ATGCAACGTGGTCTTCCATCCGTGAAAAACCTGTTTCGGAGTGTTCTGCTTTTGTCCGCACTTACCGCTGCAAGCGCCCAGGCGGCAGAAAAAATCGACCTGATCATCGATACCGACCCAGGTGCTGATGACGTGGTTGCCTTGCTGTTCGCCATGGCGTCGCCGGAAGAGCTGAGCATCCGCGCGCTGACGACCGTGGCCGGCAACGTGCGCCTGGACAAAACCTCGCGCAATGCACGCCTGGCGCGCGAGTGGGCAGGGCGCGAGGACATCCCGGTATACGCGGGAGCTCCGGCACCGCTGCTGCGCAAGCCGATCTATGCCGAGAATATCCATGGCAAGGAAGGGATTTCCGGTGTGACCGTGCACGAGCCGAAACAAGGCCTGGCGGACGGCAACGCCGTGGATTACCTGATCAAGACCCTGACGGCCGCCAAGCCCCACAGCATCACTATTGCCATGCTCGGCCCGCAGACCAACTTGGCCCTGGCATTAACCCAGGCACCAGAAATCACCCAGGGCATCAAGGAAGTGGTGGTGATGGGCGGTGCGCACTTCAATGGCGGCAATATCACGCCGGTGGCCGAGTTCAACCTGTTCGCTGACCCGGTGGCCGCTGAGATCGTGCTTAAAAGCGGCGTGAAGTTGACCTACCTGCCGTTGGACGTGACCCATAAGGTGCTGACCAGCGAGGCTCGCCTGAAGAAAATTGCCGACCTGAACAACAACGCAAGCAAGGTCGTGAGCAATATTCTTAACGAATACGTCAAAGGCGATATGGAGCACTACGGCATTCCTGGCGGGCCGGTGCATGACGCCACGGTGGTCGCCTACCTGCTCAAGCCGTCGCTGTTCAGCGGTCGCCAGGTCAATGTGGTTGTCGACAGCCGGGAAGGCCCGACCTTCGGCCAGACCATTGTCGATTGGTACGACGGCCTGAAGCAGGACAAGAATGCATTCTGGGTCGAAAACGGCGACGCCCAGGGCTTCTTCGATCTCTTGACCGAGCGCCTGGCGCGTTTGAAGTAA
- the rbsD gene encoding D-ribose pyranase: MKKTPLLNIALSRVIASLGHGDILVIGDAGLPVPPGVELIDLALTQGIPDFISTLRVVLSEMQVESHVLAEEILLKQPPALTELNALTAQAALGERRLLSHDAFKQLSGKARAVVRTGECQPYCNIALVSGVTF, translated from the coding sequence ATGAAAAAGACCCCTCTGCTCAATATCGCCCTGTCGCGCGTGATCGCGTCACTGGGGCACGGCGACATCCTGGTCATCGGTGATGCCGGCCTGCCGGTGCCACCTGGCGTCGAGTTGATCGACCTGGCGCTGACCCAGGGCATCCCGGATTTCATCAGCACCCTGCGCGTTGTGCTCAGCGAAATGCAGGTGGAAAGCCACGTACTGGCTGAAGAAATCCTGCTCAAGCAGCCGCCGGCGCTGACCGAGCTCAATGCGTTGACCGCACAGGCCGCGCTGGGCGAACGACGCCTGCTCAGCCATGACGCGTTCAAGCAACTGAGTGGCAAGGCGCGCGCCGTGGTGCGCACCGGCGAATGTCAACCGTACTGCAATATCGCGCTGGTCTCCGGCGTAACCTTCTAG
- the rbsK gene encoding ribokinase has translation MPAKVVVVGSLNMDLVTRASRLPRAGETLIGQTFSTVPGGKGANQAVALARLGADVAMIGCVGTDAYGGQLRDALVVEGIDCQAVSTVEGSSGVALIVVDDSSQNAIVIVAGSNGQLTPDSMTACDAVLQAADVIICQLEVPMETVGHTLKRGRGLGKTVILNPAPASGPLPAAWYASIDYLIPNESEASALSGVTVDSLDSAKLAATALIKAGAAKVIITLGAQGALFADGNSFEHLVAPKVTAVDTTAAGDTFVGGFAAALAAGKSEAEAIRFGQVAAALSVTRAGAQPSIPTLHDVQGFVPS, from the coding sequence ATGCCAGCAAAAGTAGTGGTAGTAGGCAGCTTGAACATGGACCTGGTCACCCGCGCCAGTCGCTTGCCGCGTGCCGGTGAAACACTGATCGGCCAGACGTTTTCCACTGTACCCGGTGGCAAGGGCGCCAACCAGGCCGTAGCCCTGGCGCGCCTGGGGGCGGATGTGGCGATGATCGGTTGTGTCGGCACTGACGCCTACGGCGGCCAACTGCGTGATGCACTGGTGGTCGAAGGTATCGATTGTCAGGCCGTCAGCACCGTCGAAGGCTCCAGTGGTGTCGCGCTGATCGTGGTGGATGACAGCAGCCAGAACGCGATTGTGATTGTGGCGGGCAGTAACGGTCAGTTGACGCCGGACTCGATGACGGCCTGCGATGCAGTGTTGCAGGCCGCCGACGTGATCATCTGCCAGCTTGAAGTACCGATGGAAACCGTCGGGCATACGCTCAAGCGCGGCCGCGGGCTGGGCAAGACGGTGATCCTCAATCCAGCGCCCGCCAGTGGGCCCTTGCCGGCCGCGTGGTATGCCTCGATTGACTACCTGATCCCCAATGAAAGTGAAGCCAGCGCCTTGAGCGGCGTGACGGTTGATTCGCTCGACAGCGCCAAGCTCGCGGCTACCGCGCTGATCAAGGCTGGCGCCGCTAAAGTCATCATCACCCTGGGCGCCCAGGGTGCACTGTTTGCCGATGGCAACAGCTTCGAACACTTGGTCGCGCCCAAGGTCACGGCGGTGGACACCACGGCTGCCGGCGATACCTTCGTAGGTGGTTTTGCTGCGGCATTGGCCGCAGGCAAGAGCGAAGCCGAGGCGATCCGGTTTGGCCAGGTTGCGGCAGCGTTGTCGGTGACCCGTGCCGGCGCCCAACCTTCTATTCCTACCCTGCACGACGTACAAGGTTTTGTGCCCTCATGA
- a CDS encoding LacI family DNA-binding transcriptional regulator, with translation MATIKDVAALAGISYTTVSHVVNKTRPVSEPVRIKVEAAIKQLDYVPSAVARSLKAKTTATIGLLVPNSLNPYFAELARGIEDYCERNGYCVILCNSDDNAEKQRSYLRVLLEKRVDGLIVTSVGGDDSGLAAGLSAVRTPMVIVDRALDGIDVDLVRIDHEEGAYLATRHLLELGHRDIACIAGPAHTRVAQMRLAGYRRALREAGVEIAAERIRESDFTSTGGYAAAVQLLAQQPPSAIFACNDMIGFGVLRAAAEQNIRVPGELSVIGFDDIQMGRYVYPALTTVGQSILQLGETAAELLLRRIATPQRPIDQRIVTPSIVLRESTAPLAGVFAQYR, from the coding sequence ATGGCAACGATCAAGGATGTGGCAGCGCTGGCGGGGATTTCCTACACCACGGTGTCCCATGTGGTGAACAAGACGCGCCCGGTCAGCGAGCCGGTGCGCATCAAGGTCGAGGCGGCGATCAAGCAGTTGGACTACGTGCCAAGTGCGGTCGCGCGCTCACTCAAGGCCAAAACCACCGCGACGATCGGGCTGCTGGTGCCCAACAGCCTCAACCCGTATTTCGCCGAACTGGCCCGGGGCATTGAGGACTATTGCGAGCGCAATGGCTACTGCGTGATCCTCTGCAACTCCGACGACAATGCCGAAAAGCAGCGCAGCTATTTGCGCGTGTTGCTGGAGAAACGCGTCGATGGCTTGATCGTGACCTCGGTGGGCGGCGATGACAGTGGCCTCGCCGCTGGCTTGAGTGCGGTGCGCACGCCCATGGTGATAGTCGACCGGGCACTGGACGGTATCGACGTCGACCTGGTGCGTATCGATCATGAAGAGGGGGCTTACCTGGCGACCCGGCACTTGCTTGAATTGGGCCATCGCGACATCGCCTGCATCGCCGGCCCGGCCCATACTCGCGTGGCGCAAATGCGTCTGGCAGGGTATCGGCGTGCGCTGCGCGAAGCCGGGGTTGAAATAGCGGCTGAGCGCATTCGGGAAAGTGATTTCACCAGCACCGGCGGCTATGCCGCCGCTGTGCAATTGCTTGCGCAGCAACCCCCCAGTGCGATATTTGCCTGTAACGACATGATCGGTTTCGGCGTGCTGCGCGCCGCGGCAGAGCAGAATATCCGCGTGCCGGGCGAGCTGTCGGTGATTGGTTTCGATGACATTCAAATGGGCCGGTATGTTTATCCGGCGCTGACCACGGTCGGGCAGTCGATCCTGCAACTGGGCGAGACAGCGGCTGAATTATTATTGCGACGTATAGCGACACCCCAACGCCCGATCGATCAACGTATCGTGACGCCGAGTATTGTCTTGCGTGAGTCGACGGCGCCATTGGCCGGTGTGTTCGCCCAATACCGCTGA
- a CDS encoding ABC transporter permease — MKTTTSPGKTGGNFYGLGTYLGLAGALLAMIALFSVLSDHFLSYDTFSTLANQIPDLMVLAVGMTFILIIGGIDLSVGSVLALAASAVSVAILSWGWSVLPAAVLGMGCAALAGTLTGSITVAWRIPSFIVSLGVLEMARGVAYQMTGSRTAYIGDSFAWLSNPIAFGISPSFIIALLVIIAAQLVLTRTVFGRYLIGIGTNEEAVRLAGINPKPYKILVFSLMGLLAGVAALFQISRLEAADPNAGSGLELQVIAAVVIGGTSLMGGRGSVISTFFGVLIISVLAAGLAQIGATEPTKRIITGAVIVIAVVLDTYRSQRASRRG; from the coding sequence ATGAAAACAACCACTTCCCCCGGTAAGACTGGCGGCAACTTCTACGGCCTGGGTACCTACCTGGGGCTGGCAGGTGCGTTGCTGGCAATGATTGCGCTGTTCTCGGTGCTCAGCGATCACTTCCTGTCCTACGACACATTCAGCACCCTGGCCAACCAGATTCCAGACCTGATGGTACTGGCGGTGGGCATGACCTTCATCCTGATCATCGGTGGCATCGACCTGTCGGTGGGCTCGGTACTGGCCTTGGCGGCGTCGGCGGTCAGCGTGGCGATTCTGAGCTGGGGCTGGAGCGTATTGCCGGCCGCCGTGCTGGGCATGGGCTGCGCCGCATTGGCCGGCACACTCACCGGCTCCATCACCGTGGCCTGGCGGATCCCTTCCTTTATCGTGTCCCTCGGCGTGCTGGAGATGGCCCGGGGCGTGGCCTACCAGATGACCGGCTCACGCACCGCTTATATCGGTGACTCGTTTGCCTGGCTGTCCAACCCGATTGCGTTCGGGATCTCGCCGTCGTTCATCATTGCGTTGCTGGTGATCATCGCCGCTCAGTTGGTGCTGACCCGCACCGTGTTTGGTCGCTACCTGATCGGTATCGGTACCAACGAAGAAGCGGTGCGCCTGGCCGGTATCAACCCCAAGCCCTACAAGATCCTGGTGTTCAGCCTGATGGGCCTGCTGGCCGGCGTGGCCGCGCTGTTCCAGATCTCGCGCCTGGAAGCGGCGGATCCGAATGCCGGCTCGGGCCTGGAACTGCAAGTGATCGCTGCTGTGGTGATCGGCGGTACCAGCCTGATGGGCGGGCGCGGTTCGGTCATCAGTACCTTTTTTGGTGTGCTGATTATTTCGGTATTGGCTGCGGGCCTGGCGCAGATCGGCGCGACAGAACCGACCAAGCGCATCATTACCGGTGCGGTGATCGTGATCGCCGTGGTCCTTGATACTTACCGCAGCCAGCGCGCCAGTCGGCGGGGCTGA
- a CDS encoding sugar ABC transporter ATP-binding protein — translation MSSSAPNAVLSVSGIGKTYAQPVLSDITLTLNRGEVLALTGENGAGKSTLSKIIGGLVTPTTGNMQFNGQAYHPASRTQAEALGVRMVMQELNLLPTLTVAENLFLHNLPSRGGWISRKQLRKAATEAMAQVGLDAIDPDTLVGSLGIGHQQMVEIARNLIGDCHVLILDEPTAMLTAREVEMLFEQITRLQARGVAIIYISHRLEELARVAQRIAVLRDGKLVCVEPMVNYNSEQLVTLMVGRELGEHIDLGPRTIGGPALTVTGLTRSDKVRDVSFQVRAGEIYGISGLIGAGRTELLRLIFGADPADSGTVALGPHANVVSIRSPVDAVGHGIALITEDRKGEGLLLTQSISANIALGNMPEISAGGMVNRRDETALAKRQIDAMRIRSSSPAQLVSELSGGNQQKVVIGRWLERNCSVMLFDEPTRGIDVGAKFDIYALLGELTRQGKALVVVSSDLRELMLICDRIGVLSAGRLIETFERDSWTQDELLAAAFAGYQKRDALLNDAAPRNTP, via the coding sequence ATGTCATCTTCCGCCCCGAACGCTGTCCTCTCGGTCAGCGGTATCGGTAAGACCTATGCCCAACCGGTTCTGTCCGACATCACGCTCACGCTCAATCGCGGTGAAGTGCTGGCGTTGACCGGTGAAAACGGCGCAGGCAAAAGCACCTTGTCGAAGATCATCGGCGGATTGGTCACGCCAACCACCGGGAACATGCAGTTCAATGGCCAGGCCTATCACCCCGCCAGCCGCACCCAGGCCGAAGCGCTGGGTGTGCGCATGGTCATGCAGGAACTCAACCTGCTGCCAACGCTGACGGTGGCTGAAAACCTGTTCCTGCATAACCTGCCCAGCCGTGGTGGCTGGATCAGCCGCAAACAGCTGCGCAAAGCCGCGACCGAAGCCATGGCCCAGGTTGGCCTGGACGCCATCGACCCGGACACGCTGGTGGGCAGCCTGGGCATTGGCCATCAACAAATGGTCGAGATTGCCCGCAACCTGATCGGCGACTGCCACGTACTGATTCTCGACGAACCTACGGCGATGCTCACTGCCCGTGAAGTCGAGATGCTGTTCGAACAAATCACTCGCCTGCAGGCCCGAGGCGTGGCGATCATTTATATTTCGCACCGGCTGGAAGAGTTGGCCCGTGTGGCCCAGCGCATTGCGGTATTGCGCGATGGCAAGCTGGTGTGTGTCGAGCCGATGGTCAATTACAACAGCGAACAATTGGTGACGCTGATGGTGGGGCGCGAGTTGGGCGAGCATATCGACCTGGGCCCGCGCACCATCGGCGGACCGGCCCTGACGGTCACAGGCCTGACGCGCTCGGACAAGGTCCGTGACGTGTCGTTCCAGGTGCGCGCCGGTGAAATCTACGGTATTTCCGGCCTGATCGGCGCCGGTCGTACCGAGTTGCTGCGCCTGATTTTCGGCGCCGACCCGGCCGACAGCGGCACCGTGGCGCTGGGGCCGCATGCCAATGTGGTGAGCATTCGCTCCCCGGTCGATGCGGTCGGTCATGGCATTGCCCTGATCACCGAAGACCGCAAGGGTGAAGGCCTGCTGCTGACCCAGTCGATCAGCGCCAACATCGCTCTGGGCAACATGCCAGAAATCTCCGCTGGCGGGATGGTGAACAGGCGCGATGAAACCGCCCTGGCCAAGCGCCAGATCGACGCCATGCGTATCCGCAGTTCCAGCCCGGCGCAGTTGGTTTCCGAACTGTCGGGCGGTAACCAGCAGAAGGTGGTGATTGGCCGCTGGCTGGAGCGTAATTGTTCGGTGATGCTGTTCGATGAGCCCACCCGAGGCATCGACGTCGGTGCCAAGTTCGACATTTATGCCTTGCTCGGCGAGTTGACGCGCCAGGGCAAAGCGCTGGTCGTGGTCTCCAGTGACCTGCGCGAGCTGATGCTGATCTGTGACCGCATCGGCGTATTGTCCGCCGGGCGCCTGATCGAGACTTTCGAGCGCGACAGTTGGACCCAGGACGAATTGCTCGCCGCCGCTTTTGCCGGCTATCAGAAACGTGATGCGCTGCTCAACGATGCAGCGCCTAGGAATACCCCATGA